The genomic window AGCGGAAGCGTCGTAGAAACAGTTGACGGCGACACCCTCTGGGTGAATCTCGATCTGGGATTTGAAACCCGGACAAAACAAAAAGTGAGATTGCGAGGAATCAACGCTGAAGACATAACGACAGAAGAGGGAAAGAAAGCAAAGGAATATACCGAAGAACGGCTAAAACAATGTGATTATGTCATTGTAAAAACATACTGGCGCGATAAATACAACAGATACCTTGCAGACATTTATTACGATGAAGATGAAAAAGATATTTATAAAATCGCAGAGTGGGGAAAGTTCTTAAACAGTGAATTGCTGAAAAAAGGACTCGTGAGAAAATATTGAAACAGGAAATTTTGAAAAAATAAAATGATTGAAGCAGGCTAACAAAACGTTATACGAAGCCTAAAAACAATAAAAAGAATTAATAAAAATAACAAAGCCATACCGATTTCCCGTTTGACACCGACACTCCCGTCGCCGCGAAATCCGCTTCTTGCCGCGAAATCCGTAGTAACCCCAAAATTCGCAGGAAGCAGTACACCATCGATTACACCTACGACACGATGCACCGTGTGACCGGCGTAACGACGCCAGCCGGAGAAACCGCCGGCTATACCTACAACAACGCGGGAGAACTCCTCGCGGTACCCGGCTACACGGCGGACACGGCGGAACCAGTCACCTACAACACCAGGGGCCTCCTCGAAACAATAACCGCAGCAAACGGCGTCGAAACCTCATACGCCTTCGATACCAACAACAGACTGACACACCTCGACCACACACACGGGGAAGACCACTCGGGGTGGTGAATCTATGTTACCCTCGACAAATGAAGATATTGTAAATATTAGTTTAATTGAAAGTTTTAGTTACCATTTTGTAATGAAATGTAAAGATGCATGTCCTTCGTGTTAAAATTCTTTATGTAAAGAAAGGCTTTTTCCCTTTTCACAACATTCTTCTTGACCTTATTATCCTTCTCCAGATAAGATAAAATTATAGAAATTTGGTAGATTTTTGGGAAAATTTTTATGGTGCGATTCGCTATTATGTTGTAAAATAAGTACAAATGGCAGAGAAAAAAGCATTTTTTCTACAGGAAGGATTATCAGTTTTACTATCATTTAAATCAAAACAGGACAAGTTGAAAAAAAACATATCCGACGATCTCAGGCTGAATCATCTTCTTACCATGAGTGCCGTTCTTGGGTTTCGTGATACCTGGGATTACGATTATAAAGGCTTGTGGAAAATGTATGAAAGCAGTGATTTTACGGTATATGCGCTTTCCCGCAGGAAAATTCATGAACCGGGCGAAGTTTTTGAGTATTCAGATACACACGGGAATCTGGAAAAACGGCGACAGCCGTTTCATATTATCCCGATAACAGAATAGGCGTTCATACCCTCTATCCTGGAAGAGGTACCTATGATCATTTCATACTGTATTTCTCTATCAGGGGACTTTATATTGACTATATCAACCAGAGAGGGGACAACGTAAATTTTAGGGGAGAATAATAAGGATGTCAGTAACTTAATGCAAATCAATTAAATAAGGAGAAATGAATGAAGAGTACAGGATTGCGGATTCTTACTGCGGGAATGATTTTATTAATTGCGGGATGCTTCAACGTTTCCAAAGGACCATGGCCGGGAGAGACCTGGGAAAGGAGTACACCGGAAGCCCAGGGGATTGATTCCAAAAGGCTCCTTGCTCTGCTGAAGATAGTAAAACCTGATAAACTGGATATACATTCAATGGTGATTATCCGAAACGGTAAGCTGGTGGCTGATTTTTACCGCGAACCATATGAAAAGGACATGCTTCACCTGACGTATTCTTCAACAAAAAGTTTTACGTCAACGCTTATAGGAATAGCAATTGATCAGCACCTGATAGGAAGCATAAACGATTCCGTATTTACCTACCTTCCCGAATACAAAGGCAGCGATCCGCTTATGGCGGAAATGACCATTGAAGATTTGCTGACAATGAGGTCCGGTGTCTGCTGGACCGAAGAATACAATGCTATAACCCAGAGCTCTACCTATCGTATGATGTACAGAAACGATGACTGGCTCGAATACTTCTTCTCTCAACCGATGGATTCAGCTCCCGGAGAGTTGTTTGTCTATAATGACGGCAACAGCCATGTTCTATCTGAAATTCTTTCCAGGGTGACCGGCGGGAATGTGCGGAAGTTCGCGGAGGAGAACCTGCTGACTCCGCTGGGAATCACCGATTATGTCTGGTCCGAAGCGCCGGGAGGATGTATTATCGGAGGTACCGGTCTGAGCCTGCGTACGGAAGACCTGGCCAGACTCGGTTATCTGTTTCTGAATAACGGATACTGGAACGGCAGGAAGATTGTTTCATCCGGCTGGGTAAAAAAAGTGTTAAAAAACCATGTTGATTTCAGCGGAATGCCTATGAATGCAGTTTCATATGGGTATGAAGGATACGGTTATCAGTGGTGGATATTTATGGACGGAATATATGCAACCATGGGATACGGCGGCCAGTGTTGTTTTGTAAACCCTGAAAAGAATCTTGTTATTGCGATGAACGCAAGTACTAATCAACAACAACTGGATTCTTCAATAGTAACCCTGGTGGGGCTGGGTCTTCAGCGTGCTGCTGAATATTACAAAGCACTGCCTGAAAATCCTGAAGCTTCAGAAGCACTGTATCAGTATATGGATTCACTGACAGAGAGCAGCCGACCGGGTCCTTTTGAAGACAAAGGGATAATTGATAAACTGGCCGGGCATACAATCAGCTTTCCCGAACAACCCCTGGGATTGAAATCACTCAGATTTTCAGACGGAGGTAATGAAGAACTGATTTGTGAAGCGATTATGGATCTGGATGAATTAGTACCCAAGGGCGAAGATTCCGTTTATAAAATAACATTTGCCATAGGTCTTGATGGTGATTTCCGGAAAACAGAGGTAGATTTCTGGGGATATAATTACACATTAGCGAATGTAAAAAACCTTATCTGTGCAAGAGCCGTAAAGATCAGCAGTAATACATTCAGTTATAATTTTAATATTCCGGCAATAGCAGATTTTAATAATACAGATACCATTACCCTGAAAGACGGCGAAATCAGTTTAAGCCGCTTAAATCCCGTGTCTTCCAGATATCAATTTGCCAAAGCACGGGGTGTAATGGAATAAGCAAATCTTGTTCCGGTGGGATTATTTATGGGGATAGACCGGAATAAGATATTTGGCTCAAAATGTTGAGTGAATTCAGGATTGTTTACCAGTATTCAACGGAATAGTTCCATTAAACATATTGCTTGAAATTATTAAAAAAAAAAGTAAGGAAATAAAAATTAATGAGAATCTGAATCAGTATAAAAATGATCCTTATGTAAAATCTTCTATTGTTGATCAAATAATTCAGAACAATTTTGATTTAATCTGTAATAGAATTCTGCTTGTTGAATATAAAATTATAGAATTATCTACTGTATCGCCATTAGGATGCTGTTCCCGGGCAGCCGACATGAGTCGGAATGAAATTGTTTCTAAATAATTTTACCTAAATATCGTATAATGAGTTGAAATCCCTCGGGTAAAAATTTAAAATACCGTTTTAAAAGGGACTTGTTCAGATCAGTGAGAAAGTTTATGTTTCCCTTCAGCCTGAAGGTTCCTGGGGCTTAAGTAACGCCGGGTTGATCCGCGGTAAGAAATCTTCGCTGCTCATCGATATTCTTTACGATCTTGAGCATACAAATACAATGCTTGAGAATATGAAGTCTGTCATGGATGGTTCATAAAACATGCCGAAATGTGAAATTTTACGTAATTATCGAAATAAAGAAACTTCTGCTTATCGTGATTAAAAATGATCATTCTTGGAGGGTGATATCCAAAAAATTTATAACACCAAGGTACAATGACTATTTCAAGGAAAATTTTAAAAGCTTTGATGTTGTGGACTTTATTGCCCTAATGATGGCCCATATTCCGCCCAAACACAAGAAATATATATGACGATATGGTCGCCTTTGCAAAGCAAAGGAATATTCTTCTCGTAGTCGCGGGAAATGGAAGGACCATGAGCATTTATGCCGACTTGCGCCGAATGGCTGGAAGGAAAAGCAGGAAATTGCTGTGACAGGACCAAAAGAGGAGTCATCCCGGGAAACACCTGTGGTTGGGAAAAACTAAAACTGTCTGCCTGGGCGCGATTTGTACTTGTGGTGTAACATAAGTGAAAGTGGTAAAAAAACAGTGATTTTTACGCGGGAAGGATTATATGTTTAACTATCATTGATTTCATTGATATCATTGAAACTGCGATACTGATCCTTGCAGTTAATGACGACTTCGGCTATCATTCATTAGGAGAAGATATGTTTGCGTACACGACCAAGGGTTTGAAAAGATATACTGAGTATTCGATGCCTCTTATGTATACTCGAAAAATCTTTCTCGCGTCCGGAGCTAAGGACGCATACCAGCTCGTTTTCCTCGATAAGGGCGAGTTATTGCTTACTGACGGCGGAAAGGTGCGCCATTACACGTCTCCTGCGATTCTTTTACTCCACGGTCCGAATTCCATTTCAATGCCGGCCAGCCGCGGCAATGAAGGTCATAACTTCATCTTTACTCCGGACGCACTGAATGTAAACTGGCAGGGAGATAAAATCGAAAACGACGATCCGTCGCTTTTTATCCTCCGGCCATTCATGAACCTGCATGAAAAGGGTTACTCCTGTCGAACGCTCCCGCCCGAATACAATAAAAAGCTGGGTCAGCTCTGCGCGAAAGTGGATTCCCATTTAAACGAGCAGACAATCCAGGAGTTCTGGCCGTGCCTGAGCCGTTCGTATTTTCTCGAAATCCTGCTCCTCATCGACAGGACCCATTACATCTCGAACGAGCAGCACGGGATCCCTGTTCCGGATACGGGCACTAAAATCGACGATATTCTGGTATACATGCACACTCATTATAATGAGCGAATAAGCCTGGGCGAGCTCTGTTCCAATTTCGCGACGAACCGAACGACTTTGAACAAGCTCTTTACGGAGATCTGCGGAATGAGTGCCATCAACTACCTTAATCAACTTCGTCTCGATGTCGCCAAAAGCCTTATGGAGAACACCCTGCTCCCTGTGAGCGAGATCGCGCAACGTATCGGAATCGACGACATCGCGTATTTCGGCAGGACTTTCAAAAGAAAAACGGGAATGCCGCCCTCGGTATTCCGGAAAAGCGTACCTTCCCCTTACTAACGCCTTGCCGCGAATAATCGAATCGATCCCTCTACTGTTGCGAGTTCGCATAAACATCCAACCGCCGTTACGCCGTTATTGCAGAATCTTCAATTCTTATTGCATATTTTCCATTCTTTATTCACGCGCACAGTTATACAGTTGCAGTATCAATAATCAAAGAGGAGGATTTATGCGAAACATAATCAATTCGATCGTGCTGTGCGCGTGCATGGCTGCCGCGTCCTGCGTGTCGACCGGCGATTCGCTCTTGCATTTCGTTGGGAAGATACCCTACAAGCAGAAGGTTTACTACACGGGATTTTCCGACGCGCAAAAGGGTGTCACGATAGGGTACGCAGGTGCGGTGTACTACATCATGGACGGCCAAAAGTGGAACAAGGCGGAAAATCATTCGATGTGCCGCTTCGGCCTCGAAATGCTGCCGGACGGAACGTGTTACAGCTGCGGCAACGGCGGCCAGGTAATGCGATCCGTGGACAATGGGGGTACCTGGCAGAGAGTCATGAGCTTCGGCAAATCGCAACCTCACCATGCGCGGTTTCTTTCGTTCATCGACAAGGACCGCGGCATGATCGCCTCGGACAAGGAACTCGCGTACACGGAAAACGGCGGCCAGAGCTGGATCGCTCTCACCGCGCCCGGCGAAAAAGGCATCGTCTGCCTTTCTCTCTGTGAAAAAACGGATCGTTCGACGATCGGGTTTTGTATTGACGGTGCAGGCACCATGTGGAAAACGTGCGATTTCGGTAAAAATTGGACGAGGGGGAAGTGTCCTGTTACAGAAGGAAGTATAAAAGCCTCTGACTTCAGTCCCCAATCCGCAATGCGTTTCCAGCCGTCAGGTAAGGGCATTTTCATGGGATATGTCAAGCAAAAGGATGCAGATAAATATAAACCCGTCATCTCGACCACGAATGACTTTGGTGAAACCTGGAAGCGGGGAAATCTCCCTGCCGACCTGTCGGAGACGAATCTGAACGTTTTCCCTACGATCTATATTTCATTCGACGGTAAATATGCGACCCTCTTAAAATTTCCGAATCCGGTATCGGTGTACAGGATCGATGCAGGAGCGTGAGCAAGAGTGTATCGCGTCCCTTGAGACGGCCCCTGATGAGATCCCCCCGGGGCAGCCCTTTTAGGGCGGTGTCGACAAGCCACCTGCTATGCAGGTGGCTTGTCGATGCTTTCCTGTACACCATGCTCCAAGTTTGAATGCTGTTGAAGCGCGATTGATTACTTTTTTTGTCATTTTATAGTATCTGTAACAACAATTTTTTTATTATAATTAAAAGAATTATGTATAACATGATAAGTAAGGTAATGAAAACGAATAAAAAAATATTATATGGGCACTTCTAAAAACCTGCAAAGCAGGTTTTTAGAACCATAAAACATTTCCTTATAAAAAGATAGTTTTTAGAGGTGCCCTTATTTTTTATTTAATGATATGATCATGATTTTCCGGTCTTTCTTTCCAATAAAAAACCCGGCGTGCAAGCCGGGTCTCCAGTTCCTTATAACGAAGGAAATTAAATACTGCTGCGGACTGGACTTGAACCAGCACACTGTAACCAGCACTAGCCCCTCAAGCTAGCGTGTCTACCAATTCCACCACCGCAGCAACTATGTTATTAATGCGGCTATAGTAACGGGCTTCCTGGAAATTGTCAAGCTACTCTTTCTAAAAAAAGACAAAAACGGCCGGGGGGGAATGCCTTACTTGTTGAACACTTTCTCGTAGATGACGATCTGGTTCCTGCCGTGTTCTTTGGCCCAGTACAGGGCTTTGTCCGCGCGTTTTATGATGTCTTCCTTTGTCCTGTCTTTGGGGGAGCTTTCTGAAATGCCGATTGATACCGAAATTTTGAATTTTATCCTGTTCTTGCCGGTGAACTCCGTGGCGGCGAGTTTGTTCATGAACCTGATCGCGGGACCGATTGCGTTGTTGACGTTCGTTTCGGGCAGGACCACGATAAACTCCTCTCCGCCCACGCGGCCGGAGATATCGTTGTTCCTGAACACCTCGGGGTCGGAGAGGAGTTCGCCGATGGTCCTCAATACCGCGTCCCCGATAAGGTGGCCGTGGGTGTCGTTGATCAGCTTGAAATGATCGACGTCCAGCATCATGACGGAAAAAATCCCGTAATGGTCGAGGAGTTCCCCGATCGGTTCAAAATCGAATTTGCCGTTGAAGGTATGGATATTGACCCTCCCGCTCGCCTTGAGGGTTTTTTCGATCCTCCAGAGGTCGCGTCTCGTGCGGAGGAGTTCCGAATCGAGTTCCTCGAAGATCGTTTTTCTGTTGTAAAGCTTTGTCAGGCTGTCGATCTTGTTCATGGTCTCGAGTTCCTTGTTGAGCTGTTCGACTTCCTCCTTTTTCTTTTTGAGCAGCTCCTCGTTCACGATTCCCTCGAAACTGTTCGTTATATAATCGAAGAGTCTGAATGAGAGTGTCGTTTCATTGAATACCTTGATCGTGTAGAGGATAAGGTTGATTATCTGGGGTTCGGGCGGGAACGTCTCGCTGATATAATAGCAGTGTTTCGAGCCGGAAATAATATCCATTTCCTTGATGAGGTCCGGCCGTGTGTAGAGATACATGACATTTTTGAAACCCGGTCCGAAGAGTTTTTTCGTCATCTGCGCGAATTCTTCTTCGATCGGCTTGTAAAAGGCGGCATGCATCATGATGACGATGTCCGATTGCGAGTAATCCTGCAAATATGTCTGATATGTGTCGCCCTTGAACTGGGAATAGGTGATGATATGGGTATTGAAAAGCGACTCCTTCTTGTAACCGTCGAGGATGGCTGTATATTTTGACAATTTATTTTTGATGATGAATATATTCTTTGTCATAGCGTCCCTACAGTCCGGGTATAAGTCTTTTTAAAAGCCATTTACCTGATGTATCGACATTTCCTGGTTTTCTGTTGAGTCTGATTATCGGACTATGTTTCAATAATAAGCAAAAAAGACTCATTTTTCAAGTATGCGGCGATTTTCCCCGCATTTACGGAAACGGCTATGATATATATTTGTGTAACGCCGATAGGAGCCGCTTTTATGCCCCGAATTTATTGATTTTATCCGCATACGAAAGCGCCAGGGAGATGAGATGGGGGGTCCGGATAAGATTCCAGAGACCCTTCGCGCACTCCCTTTCCCCGAATTTCCGCGCTGCATCCGGCCGGATATGCTCTGAGTGGATTATAAAAGGGACGGGGTGGCCGGAATGGGCTTTCATGACGGCCGGAGTCGAATGGTCTCCGGTGATGAGGAGAACGTCGGGTGAAAGCGAGAGGATGTGGGGAAGTATAGCGTCCACTTTTTCGATTTCCTTCACTTTTGCTTCAAAATTACCATCCTCGCCTTTCGAATCGGTATATTTATGATGGACGAAGAAAAAGTCATGATCGTTCCAGTTTTTCCGAAGTACTTCCATCTCCTCGTTCAGATCCTTTATTCCCTCGACGATATCCATACCGACAAGCCGGCTTACCCCCTTGTAATCCGGGTAGACCGCTATTGCCAGGGGATTGAGTTTGAACCGGTCCCGCATCGACGGGATGTGGGGAAGGTCGGCGAATCCCCGCAGGAGTACCGCATTCGTCGGTGGATGGGATTCCAGAATCGAATAGGCCTGGCGGATAAACTCCTTTGCGATACCGGCCATCTTTAAGCCTTCCGCTGCGGTCGCTTCAGGCTCGAGTGGTTTGACTCCCGTCTGCTGGCTGTCCGTGTCCGAGACTTTGTCCGAAAGGTCCGAGCCCCTGAAAACGACGACCGCCCGGTAATCCTTTACCGGTCTGATGGATATCTCGATGTCCGGTATCGATACGGCTTTCAGCATGTCACAGAGTTCAGCGCACCGTTCGGTCGGTATTCTCCCCGCGCGGCGGTCGGTGATATTGCCTTCGGCGTCCCTTGTCGCAAAATTGACGCGCGCCGCAACATCACGCGGTTTCATGGGAAAACCGATTCCCATGGCCGCCACGACACCGCGGCCGATCGGATAGTTCAAGGGTTCGTACCCGAAGAGTGCGAGATGGCCGGGGGCGGAGCCCGGCGCAACGCCGAAATCGATGGGAATATGCAGACCACATTCCGATTCCGCCGCGAGTTTGTCCATATTCGGCGTAGCGGCCGTCTCGAGTTCGGTCAGGCCGTCTTTTGATACGGGTAGCCCCCCGAGACCGTCGAGTACCAGAAGGACGATCTTCTTGTCGTTTT from Spirochaetales bacterium includes these protein-coding regions:
- a CDS encoding helix-turn-helix transcriptional regulator yields the protein MYTRKIFLASGAKDAYQLVFLDKGELLLTDGGKVRHYTSPAILLLHGPNSISMPASRGNEGHNFIFTPDALNVNWQGDKIENDDPSLFILRPFMNLHEKGYSCRTLPPEYNKKLGQLCAKVDSHLNEQTIQEFWPCLSRSYFLEILLLIDRTHYISNEQHGIPVPDTGTKIDDILVYMHTHYNERISLGELCSNFATNRTTLNKLFTEICGMSAINYLNQLRLDVAKSLMENTLLPVSEIAQRIGIDDIAYFGRTFKRKTGMPPSVFRKSVPSPY
- a CDS encoding GGDEF domain-containing protein, whose translation is MTKNIFIIKNKLSKYTAILDGYKKESLFNTHIITYSQFKGDTYQTYLQDYSQSDIVIMMHAAFYKPIEEEFAQMTKKLFGPGFKNVMYLYTRPDLIKEMDIISGSKHCYYISETFPPEPQIINLILYTIKVFNETTLSFRLFDYITNSFEGIVNEELLKKKKEEVEQLNKELETMNKIDSLTKLYNRKTIFEELDSELLRTRRDLWRIEKTLKASGRVNIHTFNGKFDFEPIGELLDHYGIFSVMMLDVDHFKLINDTHGHLIGDAVLRTIGELLSDPEVFRNNDISGRVGGEEFIVVLPETNVNNAIGPAIRFMNKLAATEFTGKNRIKFKISVSIGISESSPKDRTKEDIIKRADKALYWAKEHGRNQIVIYEKVFNK
- a CDS encoding serine hydrolase; its protein translation is MKSTGLRILTAGMILLIAGCFNVSKGPWPGETWERSTPEAQGIDSKRLLALLKIVKPDKLDIHSMVIIRNGKLVADFYREPYEKDMLHLTYSSTKSFTSTLIGIAIDQHLIGSINDSVFTYLPEYKGSDPLMAEMTIEDLLTMRSGVCWTEEYNAITQSSTYRMMYRNDDWLEYFFSQPMDSAPGELFVYNDGNSHVLSEILSRVTGGNVRKFAEENLLTPLGITDYVWSEAPGGCIIGGTGLSLRTEDLARLGYLFLNNGYWNGRKIVSSGWVKKVLKNHVDFSGMPMNAVSYGYEGYGYQWWIFMDGIYATMGYGGQCCFVNPEKNLVIAMNASTNQQQLDSSIVTLVGLGLQRAAEYYKALPENPEASEALYQYMDSLTESSRPGPFEDKGIIDKLAGHTISFPEQPLGLKSLRFSDGGNEELICEAIMDLDELVPKGEDSVYKITFAIGLDGDFRKTEVDFWGYNYTLANVKNLICARAVKISSNTFSYNFNIPAIADFNNTDTITLKDGEISLSRLNPVSSRYQFAKARGVME
- a CDS encoding thermonuclease family protein, which encodes IYKKEKLQDITETDVVEVRRKNNKYTFITRDDVNAGMLYTYSGSVVETVDGDTLWVNLDLGFETRTKQKVRLRGINAEDITTEEGKKAKEYTEERLKQCDYVIVKTYWRDKYNRYLADIYYDEDEKDIYKIAEWGKFLNSELLKKGLVRKY
- a CDS encoding 2,3-bisphosphoglycerate-independent phosphoglycerate mutase, which codes for MHTMLEELIMQNDKKIVLLVLDGLGGLPVSKDGLTELETAATPNMDKLAAESECGLHIPIDFGVAPGSAPGHLALFGYEPLNYPIGRGVVAAMGIGFPMKPRDVAARVNFATRDAEGNITDRRAGRIPTERCAELCDMLKAVSIPDIEISIRPVKDYRAVVVFRGSDLSDKVSDTDSQQTGVKPLEPEATAAEGLKMAGIAKEFIRQAYSILESHPPTNAVLLRGFADLPHIPSMRDRFKLNPLAIAVYPDYKGVSRLVGMDIVEGIKDLNEEMEVLRKNWNDHDFFFVHHKYTDSKGEDGNFEAKVKEIEKVDAILPHILSLSPDVLLITGDHSTPAVMKAHSGHPVPFIIHSEHIRPDAARKFGERECAKGLWNLIRTPHLISLALSYADKINKFGA